The segment GGTGTTCAAGAAGCTGCCTTATGGCGCAGTGAACGACTTTGTGGGCGTGACAGAAATAGTCAAGGCTCCCGGCGTTCTGCTCATCAACCCCAAAATGATTCCCGTCAAGACGTTTGCCGAATTCGTTGCCTACCTCAAGGCCAACCCCGGCAAGGTGTCTTACGCAACGCCCGGCAACGGCACCATCGGTCACATGTGGGGCGCGCAGTTCCTCAAGAGCACGGGCACCGAAATGCATCACATCCCCTATCGCGGCTCTGCTCCTGCGATCAACGATGTGCTGGGCGGCCAAGTGCCCGTGTATTTCGACCAGGTGAACTCTTCGCTGCCTCACATCAAGTCCGGCAAGGTGCGCGCTTTGGCGGTGTCTTGGAGTGAGCGCCTTGATGTGCTGCCCGAAGTGCCAACCTATGCGCAGGCCGGTCACCTCGACCTGAACGAGCCATCGTGGTTCGGCTTGGTCGCACCCAAGAGCACACCCGTCGCTCAAGTCGAGCGCATGCAAAAGGCGGTTGTCGCCGCTTTGAATGACCCGGCCGTCAAGCAACGCTTGGCTGCTCAAGGTCTGTATCCATCGGGCACATCAAGCGCTGACTTCACCAAGCAAATTAACTCTGAAGTGGCCAAGATGAAAAAAATTGCAGCCACGTCCAATATTCAAATGGACTAAAAAACCAAGAGCAGCTTGCGCCTATCGCAACTGTTTTTGATCACTGCTCTAGACAGCAAAAAGGCCTGCAGATGCAGGCCTTTTTTACGCTGGTAGCTATCAAAATTAATAAGGCCAATGACTACTTGGCACAAGCCTTGAGCGATTTTGGCAGCAGGTTATTGCCTGCCAGCACCATCACATCGCTCTTGAAGCTCGCTGTCGCCTTGGGCAGGCGCAGCGCATAGCTCGTCACCTCGGCGCGCTCTTGCACCACGCGTGCACTGCGCACGCCCTGACGCATCAAGCTCGCTAGCTGGCGCTGTGCCGCATCTTCTGACGAGAAACGGCCCAGCGACAAACCGGGCTCAAAGTTGCCACCTACGCGATCAAAATCCACATTCATCAGGCGCAGTTCAGCGCGCTTGCGATCTCTAAACTCCGCATCGGGGAACTTGCCCATATAGACCATCCAGCGGCCGCTTTGGTGGCTAGGCACCAACTCCCAATCGCCCTTGGCTTTGCTGGCAAGCGCACGGCGAATACTGTCAGCCTGAACTTCTTCAATGCCACTGGCCTGATAGCAGGTCTCAACTTCCTTGACCTCCTTCACTGCCTTGGCTTCTTTCACTTCCTTCGCAGCGACAGGGACGGCTTCAACCTTGGCATCAGGCTGGACGGCTGGCGGAACGTCGGGTTTGGCCTCGGGCTTGATCTCGGGTTTAGCTGCCTGCTCTGGCACGGCTACAGGCGCCGATTCAGGATGAGAAGTCGCTCCAGCTTCTGGCTGAGCCGCCTCAGCAGGCTCGCTATTTCTGGCCCGCTCAACTTCGGGGAGCACCAGCGCGTCGGGTTTGATCTGCTCATGCACTCTCTGCGGCTCAGACTGCACTTCCGGCGTCAGCCCCATGCCGGCCAGATGACCCTGACTCCACAGGTAGTAACCTGCGTTACCAAGCACCAGCAGCAAGAAAATAATTCTCAGCATAAGTCTCCTCGAATATCGTTTTAATTCGGTAGCGGGCTACTCGCCGGGCGCACACTAATTTCTGAGCTGGTCACCGCCTGCACTCCCGCAGGCGTGCGTACCAAAAATCCGCCATCCGCTGCCACGCCTTCGGCCATGC is part of the Comamonas sp. Y33R10-2 genome and harbors:
- a CDS encoding SPOR domain-containing protein — protein: MLRIIFLLLVLGNAGYYLWSQGHLAGMGLTPEVQSEPQRVHEQIKPDALVLPEVERARNSEPAEAAQPEAGATSHPESAPVAVPEQAAKPEIKPEAKPDVPPAVQPDAKVEAVPVAAKEVKEAKAVKEVKEVETCYQASGIEEVQADSIRRALASKAKGDWELVPSHQSGRWMVYMGKFPDAEFRDRKRAELRLMNVDFDRVGGNFEPGLSLGRFSSEDAAQRQLASLMRQGVRSARVVQERAEVTSYALRLPKATASFKSDVMVLAGNNLLPKSLKACAK
- a CDS encoding tripartite tricarboxylate transporter substrate binding protein, producing the protein MQRRLFICTATAAAIASSFSGLSFAQDTSRPIRIVVPFPPGGPTDMVPRNMQDVLPKLLGGQSVVIENKAGAGGSIGMAEVARAADGVTFGVATLSTHGVNPAVFKKLPYGAVNDFVGVTEIVKAPGVLLINPKMIPVKTFAEFVAYLKANPGKVSYATPGNGTIGHMWGAQFLKSTGTEMHHIPYRGSAPAINDVLGGQVPVYFDQVNSSLPHIKSGKVRALAVSWSERLDVLPEVPTYAQAGHLDLNEPSWFGLVAPKSTPVAQVERMQKAVVAALNDPAVKQRLAAQGLYPSGTSSADFTKQINSEVAKMKKIAATSNIQMD